A part of Halictus rubicundus isolate RS-2024b chromosome 4, iyHalRubi1_principal, whole genome shotgun sequence genomic DNA contains:
- the LOC143353845 gene encoding uncharacterized protein LOC143353845 yields the protein MLHSSLPRAFLAPGLNYMGYYGDEIHQHSYATPATWHIPMENLSTYSRVSDHHVLQTWDMSRSSTPCPLDLSLKPPPAPNTPNTKIDDPVGSESKKDQKISDELQRESESCVRYRGAGDDTGSLVVDDFDIIPRCSSVNSHSSYELLSKKESMLLQEPGEKFCTLEEAARLVPFGTISEVASKSYYAQSQKLNVLTSPSQLQQSVQNYHQQQLLTPQHHLHGMQHAPMTPPSTPSPPQCPRRKIREEDASPLSVGSNSTISNGSRTSGGGGGGGGPTDKLLQRPKKKHARRLKFDEDTSSPVSGTVILGPDEAVVTGDIDPAFNIVEVTEEARAELAKIENRLGPYQCKLCRQLHEDAFQLAQHRCSRIAHVEYRCPECDKRFSCPANLASHRRWHKPRLTNGEHSSSTTGVEIPCTRCDAKFTRQAALRKHLSTQHPENNNNNSSNNSNNSSVQLDNQGATGKADIIQMVSSSSLNAEIP from the coding sequence TACACCTGCTACCTGGCACATTCCTATGGAGAACCTTTCGACGTATTCGAGGGTTTCGGACCACCACGTTCTCCAAACATGGGACATGTCGAGATCGTCAACCCCGTGCCCTTTGGACTTGTCGCTGAAGCCACCACCCGCACCAAACACGCCAAATACGAAAATCGATGATCCGGTCGGATCAGAGTCGAAGAAGGACCAGAAGATTTCGGACGAGTTGCAGAGGGAATCGGAAAGCTGTGTCAGATACAGAGGGGCTGGCGATGACACGGGTTCGTTGGTGGTCGACGATTTTGATATCATTCCGCGATGCTCTTCGGTAAACAGCCACTCCAGTTACGAGTTGCTGTCGAAGAAGGAGTCGATGCTACTGCAGGAACCGGGGGAGAAGTTCTGCACGCTCGAAGAAGCTGCGCGTCTGGTACCGTTCGGTACAATCAGCGAAGTCGCTTCGAAATCGTATTACGCGCAAAGCCAAAAGCTGAACGTGCTTACCAGTCCGAGTCAGCTGCAACAGTCTGTCCAGAATTATCATCAGCAGCAACTTTTGACGCCACAGCATCACTTGCACGGTATGCAACACGCGCCGATGACACCCCCGAGCACGCCGTCGCCGCCGCAGTGTCCTAGAAGGAAGATCAGAGAAGAGGACGCCAGTCCGTTGTCGGTGGGAAGCAATTCGACTATCAGTAACGGTTCCAGAACtagcggcggcggtggcggcggcggcggtcccACGGACAAACTTCTGCAGAGGCCGAAGAAGAAACATGCGCGAAGACTGAAATTTGACGAGGACACCAGCAGCCCGGTTTCCGGCACCGTGATTCTGGGACCCGACGAGGCCGTGGTCACCGGTGACATCGATCCGGCCTTCAACATCGTTGAAGTCACCGAGGAGGCGCGGGCGGAATTGGCGAAAATCGAGAACCGGTTGGGCCCGTATCAATGCAAACTCTGCAGGCAGCTTCACGAGGATGCTTTCCAATTGGCCCAGCACAGGTGCTCGAGGATAGCGCATGTCGAGTACAGATGCCCAGAATGTGATAAGAGGTTCTCGTGCCCGGCCAACCTGGCGTCTCATCGGCGTTGGCACAAGCCCAGGTTAACCAACGGAGAGCATTCGTCCTCGACGACCGGCGTCGAAATTCCTTGCACCAGGTGCGACGCCAAGTTCACCAGACAAGCCGCCCTCAGGAAACATCTGTCCACGCAGCATCCtgagaacaacaacaacaacagcagcaacaacagtaACAACAGCAGCGTTCAGTTGGACAATCAAGGAGCTACGGGTAAGGCTGACATCATTCAGATGGTTTCCAGCAGCTCGTTGAACGCTGAAATACCCTGA